A genome region from Camelina sativa cultivar DH55 chromosome 10, Cs, whole genome shotgun sequence includes the following:
- the LOC104719777 gene encoding double-stranded RNA-binding protein 5-like translates to MYKNQLQELAQRSCFNLPSYTCMREGPDHAPRFKASVNFNGEIFESPTYCSTLRQAEHAAAEVSLNVLSSRVPSRSLTAKILDETGIYKNLLQETAHRAGLDLPMYTSVRSGSCHFPGFSCTVELAGMRFTGESAKTKKQAEKNAAIAAWSCLKKMSSLESQDEEKEQEAVARVLSRFKPKEVRRRETTTNQWRRRTSHQDATNKDLLFERLRWINLLTNQASSSPSSSTTQNRHKKPSFISLIPPPPQPKSSKILPFRTNLQEAKPETEMIITKSFPLPMADHKAKLNESSSSNSFSKQSPFSNNGRYNFVGSCSLIINSNRPAPAVHMRSVIPVFAAPPSKPNASSLPSSVHDSVTNTPGLGGQEKKKSSSCERIKLGLESRVLDKTHD, encoded by the exons ATGTATAAGAATCAGCTTCAAGAGCTTGCACAGAGAAGCTGTTTCAACTTACCATCATATACTTGCATGAGAGAAGGACCAGATCATGCTCCAAGATTCAAAGCATCTGTTAACTTCAATGGTGAGATATTTGAGAGTCCTACTTACTGTTCTACTCTCAGACAAGCTGAGCATGCAGCAGCTGAAGTTTCTCTTAACGTCCTTTCTTCTAGAGTCCCTTCAAGATCCTTAACTGCTAAGATTCTT GATGAGACAGGGATTTACAAGAACCTGCTTCAAGAGACGGCACATAGAGCTGGTCTTGATCTACCTATGTACACAAGTGTGAGATCAGGATCTTGTCACTTCCCTGGTTTCTCTTGCACTGTGGAACTTGCTGGGATGAGGTTTACAGGAGAATCAgcaaagacaaagaaacaagctGAGAAAAACGCAGCAATTGCAGCTTGGTCCTGTCTGAAGAAAA TGTCAAGCTTGGAATCTCAAGATGAAGAGAAGGAACAAGAAGCGGTAGCAAGAGTACTCTCAAGATTCAAACCCaaagaagtaagaagaagagagacgacAACAAaccaatggagaagaagaacaagtcaTCAAGATGCAACAAACAAGGATTTGCTGTTTGAGAGATTGAGATGGATCAATCTATTGACCAATCAAGCTtcatcttcaccatcatcatcaacaacacaGAATCGACACAAGAAACCAAGTTTCATCTCTCTAATTCCCCCACCACCACAGcctaaatcctccaaaattctGCCATTTAGAACAAATCTCCAAGAAGCTAAGCCAGAGACAGAGATGATCATCACAAAGTCGTTTCCTTTACCAATGGCTGATCATAAGGCCAAACTcaatgaatcatcatcatcaaacagCTTCAGTAAGCAATCGCCATTTTCCAACAATGGCAGATACAATTTCGTCGGAAGTTGTAGCCTAATAATAAACTCTAATAGACCAGCTCCAGCGGTTCATATGAGATCAGTTATCCCGGTTTTCGCAGCTCCACCATCAAAACCGAACGCATCATCGTTACCGTCGTCAGTTCATGATTCTGTTACAAATACGCCGGGACTGGGAGgccaagagaagaagaagagttcaaGCTGTGAAAGGATCAAACTTGGTTTAGAATCGAGAGTTTTAGATAAAACCCATGATTAG